In Terriglobus aquaticus, the genomic window CGTCGACGGCGATCTTGCGGAGCTGACCGAGGATGTCGTCAAGCTTGACGGCGTGGAAGCTGAAGTGCTGGCAGCGTGAGCGGATGGTTTGCGGGATGTTTTCGGGCTCGGTGGTCGCCATCATGAAGACGATGTGCTCGGGTGGTTCTTCGAGGGTCTTCAGGAGGGCGTTGAAGGCGGCGTCGGTGATTTGGTGCGCCTCGTCAAGGATGTAGATCTTGAAGCGGTCGCGGGCGGGCCGGTAGCGGGCGGCGTCGCGGAGTTCGCGGATCTCGTCGATGCCGCGGTTGGTGGCGGCGTCGATTTCGATGACGTCGACGGCGTTGCCCTGACGGATTTCGCGGCAGCTATCGCAGGTGAGGCAGGGCTCGGGCGTGGGGCGTTCGGGCGAGCCGATGGTGCGCTGGCAGTTGAGCGCGGAGGCCAGGATGCGCGCGATGGTGGTCTTGCCGATGCCGCGATGGCCCGAGAAGATGTAGCCGTGCGCGACGCGACCCTGTTCGAGCGCGTTCTGGAGCGTGCGGGTGACGTGGTCCTGGCCCACGACGTCGCCGAAGCGGAGAGGACGGTACTTGCGGGCTAGAACCTGGTACGGCACAGGGTTAGTTTACTGCCGGGTCGGGACGGCGGAACGGTTGGCGGGCACGAATCGGGGCAGGTGGAGAGTACGCAACTCCGTTGCTGTGATTTCGCTCTAACGGACTGCTAGGAGAGAGACTTTGGCCATATCGAAGGTAGCGTCGAGGATTGTGACAGTGTGTGGTCTTGCCAGCCTGTTTGCGGTTGGAACGGCGGCGAGACCGGCCCAGATCAGCATTGGAGTGAATGTTGGTCCTGCTCCGGTGTGTCCCTATGGGTATTTCGACTATGCGCCGTATAGTTGTGCGCCGTACGGGTACTATGGCCCGGATTGGTTCACGAACGGGGTGTTCATCGGTGCCGGACCGTGGTTCCACGGCGGCCACGGTTTTTACGGACACGTGGACAACCGGTTCGATCCGCGGCGGGGTTACAACGGGCCGCTGCCGGACCGGGGTGAGGGAGCGTTCAATCACTTCCACGGGAACGAAGGGCGAGACGGTCTGGGCCACATAGGGAATCCCGGGCACGGTCCGGAGGGAGAGCACAGCCCCGGATTCGTGGGCGGCGGGCGGCCCGGTGGTGGTGGCCATTTCGGTGGCGGCGGACGCCACTAGAGCTCTGTGTTGGAGCGTCCCGGTCCTTGCGAAAAGGGCCGGGACGTTTCTGTTTTGGGAGCGTTAGAGGTGTACCGAGTACGCGGCCTTCTCCGTGATAGAAAGTAGCGCAGAGCCCGCACGTGGCTCGCTTCTGCCCGACACGTTAGCCCCGCTCTGACACGACGCCGACGTGACCGCGCCGCGCAGAGTCGCGCTCCTATGACAAAGGAACCGGACTATGACTGTGCTTGCCAACCTGGCCAAGTGCTTGCCCCTGTGCGCGCCGAAGAACGCTGGTGCGCGCTCGACGTTTTCATTCTCCAAGGCTGTTGCAGGCGTCGCGTCGGCGTCGCGCGGCGGTGCGGGCAGAGGCAGGCTCCGCTGGCGCGGCCTCGTCACGTTTGCGGGCCTGATTGCGATGGCAGGTCCGGCGATGGCGCATGCGCAGGGACTGCAGGTGAGCTATGGGGCGAAGGGCGTGCAAACGCTGAGCTACGCGGGCGTGACGCTGATGGACGCCGGTGCGCACCCGGAGGACGCGTTTCACATCTGGCACATGAAGTCGACCGACCTGAACGGCAATTTGGTGAACACGGGGCAGTACGGTTGGGGCGAGAGTAACAACGGGACGCAGTGGGACGCGGCCACGCAGACGCAGACGTACTGGTTCCAGTGGGGGTCGATCCGGACGCAGTTTGTGCAGAGCGGCGACACGCTGAATGTGGTGATCACGGAGAGCAACGATGCGGGCTCGGGCGTGATCTTCGACGGCGCCGAGGTGGATGCGCTGACGATGCAGTTTCCGCAGGACCCGAAGGGGTTCTATGGCTACTCGCAGGATGCGATTACGACGACGGGGCCGGGCGTGAGCGTGGCGGATTACGGCCAGGGCGTGGTGACGAGCGTGGTGCCGGACGAGAGTGTGCCGATGTACGCCGGATGGAAGAGCTTGGGCGGCAATGCGTATGTGCCGTTGATGACGACGTCGGCACCGGACGGGCTGGCGACGTTTCTGCCGCGGGTGGATCGTCCGGTGAATCCGGGAGAGACGTTCACGTATACGGTTTCGCTGCGGTTCACGCCTGAGGGAACCGCGGCCGATGCGAGCGATGCGTATGCGAGCTTTGCGAAGACGTATCCGAGCCAGATGACGTGGACGGATCATCGGCTGATGGGGACGGCGTACCTGGCGAGTTCGCCGCAGGGTGCCACGGACAGCACGCAGCCGGGTGGCTTCCCGACGAATCCACGCCGCTACTTCAACGATGCGAGCGTGGATGTGACGACGCGGGCGGGGCTGCAGGCGTTCCAGAACCGCATATTGGCCGTGGCGCAGGCGAATGTTGCGAATGCCAAAGCGATGAATGCGCAAGGCGTGATGACGTGGGACGTGGAGGGCGAGCAGTTTCCGATGAACACGAGTTATGTGTGTTCCCCGGACCAGATTGCGCGGGTTGCGCCGGAGATGGAGTTGCGGGTGCTGGACAAGGGTTCACGGTACTACGGTCAGCGGCTGGATGATGCGTACTTCAAAACGATGACCTCGGCGGGGCTGAAGGTGGGAGTGTGCGTGCGGCCGCAGCAGTTCGTGCTGGCGGGCAACGGAACGGCGAGCCAGAATGACCTCCCGACCAATGCGGCGGTGATTGCGAACCTGGAGAACAAGATCCGGTTTGCGAACAAGCGGTGGGGCGCGACTATGTTCTACGTGGACTCGAGCGTGGATGCGAACGGGGGAACGCTGGACCCGGCGATCTTCCAGAAGCTGATCACGGACATGCCCGGATTCCTGCTGATTCCGGAGGAGAGCACGCCGCGGTATTACGCGTATACGGCACCGTTCTACAGCTTCCTGTTCCACACGGACCTGGGGACGCCGGCGTCGGTGTACCAGTACTACCCGAATGCGTTTGGAGTGAACCTGGTGAACGATGTGGCGGCGTCGACGCTTGAGCAGTACCGGCCGCAGTTGGTGCAGGCGGTGCAGCAGGGCGACGTGCTGGCGGGGATCGTGGACTTCTGGCAGGCGAACGATCCGGTGCTGGTGCAGATGTACATGCAGGCGGGACGGTTCTAGCGCCGAGTGGTGCTGTGAGGGGCGCGGGCATTGCCTGCGCCCTTTTCTGTTCGGCGAGACTACGGCTTGCGGAGGGTGAGCGGGAGGCCGAGTTTCTTGCGGCGTTTGACTTCGGCGGGCGAGAACATGGTGCCGCGGCAGTTGGGGGCGCCGCAGAAGCAGGGCTGGTCGTCCTGGTCGGAGTCGTGGAGGTGGTACTCGTAGGTGAGCTCTTCGCCGGGAGCGATGTTGCGGAGGGCGAGGATGAAGATGCGCTCGTCGACCTCTTCGGTCTGGCAGTTGGGCGAGCAGCAGTGATTGATGAACATGGCGGCGCCGAAGCCGTCGATGACCTCGCCGTTGTCGCCGACGGAGAAGAGGTAGGTGATGTCGCGGTCGGCGTAGCGTTCGTCGGCGGCGGACTTGGAGAGTCGCGGGCCGTCGTACTCGAGGATGCGCGCGCCCTTTCGGATGGGCGTGAGGGTGTAGCAGCCGGCGCCGTGGACGGCGGAGGAGCGGATGAGCAGATCGGGACGCTGGGTGATGCGATCGCGCGAGGCAGGCGGCATGGTGGCGAGTATGTCAGCTAGTTAGCGAGTCAGCAAGTCGGCCGTCAGCCAGTCAGTGGGTGGGCGGCTGGTTCGGTGCGTTCTGTTGCGGGGTGGCTGGTAGTGCTTGCTCGTGGCGGGGGTAGCGCGGCGTTGGTGGCGGGCGTCTAATGAGTTGGTTGAGGGATGCCGGTGGCGAGTGACGCAGGGGTGCGGAGGCTGACGATGCGAGGTGAGTCGGTGCGAGGCTTGGCCTGGATAGGCGTGTTGGTGCTGGGCGGTGTGGGAGTGACGGCTCGGGCGCAGGCGGTGCCGCCGCCGAGCATTTTGAAGGAAGACTGCGCGGTGCTGAAGGGCAAGGCGAAGCAGAAGTGCGAGGCAAAGAACGCGGCGTCCGATGCGCCTGCGGCGGCGGCCAAGGCTCCGGACACGAGCGATATGCCGACCGGGGCGGATGCGGATGTGCCGGGGGAGCTGCCGTCGCCACGGCCCGCGAAAGCTGCCAAGGCCGCAACGAAGCCGGATACGAGTGACATGCCTTCGGGCAAGGATGCGGACCCGCCGGCGGAGTCGATGCAGCCGCTGTTGCCGAATGGGCAGCCTGATCCGCGAGGCCCGCTGCCGAACCCAGCGGGATCGAGCTCTTCGTCGTCGTCCTCATCGAGTTCATCGTCCTCGTCTTCCAGTTCTGCTGCGGACGACGATGATGTGGCTCCGACTACGTCGGGGTCCGACACGCCAGTGAAGTCGGCGACGCTGAAGGATCTGGGCAGCCATGCGGATTCAAGCGCGGCGCGGGTGAAGCTGGAGCAGAGCCGTGTGGCCGACGATCTGAAGGTCGGGCGGTTTTACCTGAACGACGGGAACTTT contains:
- a CDS encoding SET domain-containing protein, with the protein product MPPASRDRITQRPDLLIRSSAVHGAGCYTLTPIRKGARILEYDGPRLSKSAADERYADRDITYLFSVGDNGEVIDGFGAAMFINHCCSPNCQTEEVDERIFILALRNIAPGEELTYEYHLHDSDQDDQPCFCGAPNCRGTMFSPAEVKRRKKLGLPLTLRKP
- a CDS encoding tetratricopeptide repeat protein codes for the protein MRGLAWIGVLVLGGVGVTARAQAVPPPSILKEDCAVLKGKAKQKCEAKNAASDAPAAAAKAPDTSDMPTGADADVPGELPSPRPAKAAKAATKPDTSDMPSGKDADPPAESMQPLLPNGQPDPRGPLPNPAGSSSSSSSSSSSSSSSSSSAADDDDVAPTTSGSDTPVKSATLKDLGSHADSSAARVKLEQSRVADDLKVGRFYLNDGNFAGAEARFKDALQHNPDDPEAHFAMAQLLLKQKRNQDAAVQLRAYLALAPDDEHTKDAQKLLAKLGK